In one window of Candidatus Rokuibacteriota bacterium DNA:
- a CDS encoding YjbQ family protein — protein MRKTFTLLSEKRTEILDITKQIRDIVLSADVKEGVLLVNSLHTTVALFVNEFQHALVEDLKTLLERLVKERSGYRHDDPRYSDCERGNAHSHLRAALLGRSVAIGISGGELSLGRFQSIIFAELDGPRHRTIDVQIIGI, from the coding sequence GTGCGTAAGACGTTCACGTTGCTGAGTGAAAAGCGCACTGAGATCCTCGACATCACCAAACAGATCCGGGACATCGTTCTGAGCGCGGATGTAAAGGAGGGGGTCCTCCTCGTCAACTCGCTGCACACCACGGTGGCGCTGTTTGTGAACGAGTTCCAGCACGCCCTCGTCGAGGACCTGAAGACCCTGCTCGAGCGGCTCGTGAAGGAGCGGAGCGGCTATCGGCACGATGACCCTCGCTACTCGGACTGCGAGCGCGGCAACGCGCACTCGCATCTGCGTGCCGCGCTGCTGGGCCGGAGCGTCGCCATCGGGATCAGCGGCGGCGAGCTCTCGCTCGGCCGGTTCCAGTCCATCATCTTCGCCGAGCTGGACGGTCCGCGCCACCGCACCATCGACGTCCAGATCATCGGCATTTGA
- a CDS encoding RtcB family protein: MRVPGLILADEPLMAQIRRDASLEQVANAAMLPGIVKASLAMPDIHQGYGLPVGGVVATDASDGVVSPGGVGYDINCGVRLLRTNLPIAQVAPRLRALVDGLYATIPTGVGSRGQVKLSGSEERRVVVNGACWAVAQGFGSEDDLQRIESGGVLPDADPDTVTQRAYERGRGQLGTLGSGNHFLEVQVVEEIFDEASARVLGLFPDQVTVMIHTGSRGFGHQVCTDYLRRLEGAVRGYGIQLPDRQLACAPLDSPEGKDYLAAMRAAANFAFANRQCLAHWTREVFMRVLGISPADLGMGLVYDLAHNIAKLEEHEVEGGRRRVVVHRKGATRAFPPGHPELLEAYRAIGQPVLIPGDMGRYSYVLLGTETSMRETFGSTCHGAGRVMSRTAAVKAARGRHIARELEAKGILARATGRDALEEEMSDAYKDVKNVVEVVEKFGISRKVARLRPVGVIKG, from the coding sequence ATGCGCGTCCCCGGGCTCATCCTGGCCGACGAGCCCCTCATGGCCCAGATCCGCCGGGACGCCTCGCTCGAGCAGGTTGCCAACGCGGCGATGCTCCCGGGGATCGTCAAAGCCTCCCTCGCGATGCCGGACATCCACCAGGGCTATGGCCTGCCCGTCGGCGGCGTCGTGGCGACCGACGCGAGCGACGGGGTCGTTAGTCCCGGGGGTGTGGGCTACGACATCAACTGCGGGGTACGGCTCCTCCGGACGAATCTGCCGATCGCCCAGGTCGCGCCGCGCCTCCGCGCCCTCGTCGACGGTCTCTACGCGACGATTCCCACCGGCGTCGGATCCCGCGGGCAGGTGAAGCTGTCGGGCAGCGAGGAGCGGCGCGTGGTGGTCAACGGCGCGTGCTGGGCCGTGGCGCAGGGGTTCGGGAGCGAGGACGATCTCCAGCGGATCGAGTCAGGAGGCGTCCTGCCCGACGCGGACCCGGACACGGTCACCCAGCGGGCCTACGAGCGGGGCCGCGGCCAGCTCGGGACGCTGGGCTCGGGGAACCACTTCCTCGAGGTTCAGGTTGTGGAGGAGATCTTCGACGAGGCATCGGCCCGGGTCCTCGGGCTCTTCCCGGATCAGGTTACCGTCATGATTCACACTGGGTCGCGGGGGTTCGGGCACCAGGTGTGCACCGACTACCTGCGCCGGCTGGAGGGCGCGGTGCGAGGGTACGGGATCCAGCTCCCCGACCGCCAGCTCGCCTGCGCGCCGCTCGACTCGCCCGAGGGGAAGGATTACCTGGCCGCGATGCGCGCGGCGGCGAACTTCGCCTTCGCCAACCGGCAGTGCCTGGCCCACTGGACCCGCGAGGTCTTCATGCGGGTGCTCGGAATCTCCCCGGCCGACCTCGGGATGGGGCTCGTGTACGACCTGGCCCACAACATCGCCAAGCTCGAGGAGCACGAGGTGGAGGGTGGCCGCCGCCGGGTCGTGGTCCATCGGAAGGGCGCCACCCGCGCCTTCCCGCCGGGCCATCCCGAGCTGCTGGAGGCCTACCGGGCGATCGGCCAGCCCGTCCTCATCCCGGGCGACATGGGGCGCTACTCGTACGTCCTCCTCGGGACCGAGACCTCGATGCGGGAGACGTTCGGCAGCACCTGTCACGGCGCCGGCCGGGTCATGAGCCGGACCGCGGCGGTGAAGGCCGCGCGAGGGCGCCACATCGCGCGCGAGCTCGAGGCCAAGGGCATCCTCGCCCGCGCCACGGGGCGCGATGCGCTCGAGGAAGAGATGTCGGACGCCTACAAGGACGTGAAGAACGTGGTGGAGGTGGTCGAGAAGTTCGGCATCTCGCGGAAGGTCGCCAGGCTCAGGCCCGTCGGGGTCATCAAGGGATAG
- a CDS encoding cytosine permease, with amino-acid sequence MLLFGVLAGDYFAVRRRYDVSELFHSGGAYWYWNGLHWPGLAAWAVGVIGYLWIAGKLAWLGLAGLPGLGASVPSFLLALGAYWALARILPSPVAVLSGR; translated from the coding sequence GTGCTGCTCTTCGGCGTCCTGGCGGGCGACTATTTCGCCGTGCGCCGGCGCTACGACGTCAGCGAGCTCTTCCACTCCGGCGGCGCATACTGGTACTGGAACGGGCTGCACTGGCCCGGGCTCGCCGCGTGGGCGGTCGGAGTGATCGGGTACCTCTGGATCGCGGGGAAACTTGCCTGGCTCGGGCTCGCCGGGCTCCCGGGGCTCGGCGCCTCGGTCCCGAGCTTCCTCCTGGCTCTGGGCGCCTACTGGGCGCTTGCGCGGATCCTGCCGAGCCCCGTTGCCGTCCTCTCCGGGCGCTGA